One Pongo pygmaeus isolate AG05252 chromosome 10, NHGRI_mPonPyg2-v2.0_pri, whole genome shotgun sequence genomic window carries:
- the LYZ gene encoding lysozyme C produces the protein MKALIILGLVLLSVTVQSKVFERCELARTLKRLGMDGYRGISLANWMCLAKWESGYNTRATNYNPGDRSTDYGIFQINSRYWCNDGKTPGAVNACHLSCSALLQDNIADAVACAKRVVRDPQGIRAWVAWRNRCQNRDVRQYVQGCGV, from the exons ATGAAGGCTCTCATTATTCTGGGGCTTGTCCTCCTTTCTGTTACAGTCCAGAGCAAGGTCTTTGAAAGGTGTGAGTTGGCCAGAACTCTGAAAAGATTGGGAATGGATGGCTACAGGGGAATCAGCCTAGCAAACT GGATGTGTTTGGCCAAATGGGAGAGTGGTTATAACACACGAGCTACAAACTACAATCCTGGAGACAGAAGCACTGATTATGGGATATTTCAGATCAATAGCCGCTACTGGTGTAATGATGGCAAAACCCCAGGAGCAGTTAATGCCTGTCATTTATCCTGCAGTG CTTTGCTGCAAGATAACATCGCTGATGCTGTAGCTTGTGCAAAGAGGGTTGTCCGTGATCCACAAGGCATTAGAGCATG GGTGGCATGGAGAAATCGTTGTCAAAACAGAGATGTCCGTCAGTATGTTCAAGGTTGTGGAGTATAA